From the Microtus ochrogaster isolate Prairie Vole_2 chromosome 8, MicOch1.0, whole genome shotgun sequence genome, the window CTGGGAGAATGTCGGAGGTCCTGGGCTTCCGAGAGGGAAAGGACTAAGGGCTAAAGGGACCCCGAGGGGGTCTGAGAGTCTACCTAGGATTCCATGGAGGTGGAGGCAGTAGCTCCCCGCCCAGCCTCAGACCAACTTCTGTCTAGGGATCGAGCTGGACCGGGTGTCGAGGAAAGAGGGCAGTTGTCAGggtgaggactggagagaagcTCTCATTTTGACCCATCCTTGTCTGCAGAGTTATGTCCCCACCGTGTTTGAGAACTACACTGCAAGCTTCGAGATCGACAAGCGCCGCATTGAGCTCAACATGTGGGATACTTCAGGTAGCCCAGTCCCTCGGGGTCACCCTGACTGCCAAGGTCCCTTACCCTAGCCCCTCCCTTAGCTACATCCTTAGATTCCAGGCTAGCTCAATTTTAGAACATCAGTTTCTCTTTTgaggcagggaaactgaggcagagtttCTTGTGCCGAACAGAAACCATGTTCTGAAGTAGAACGCCTAATAGCTGAGCCTGGCAGCTGGGTTCTGCTTACCCAAGGAACTTGGGAAGAAAATGACTTATTTTGGAACATGTTTCTTGGGAAATGGGAACGGGTTTAGGAGAGCTATTTAGAATTTcgtggtggggggagggcagtGGTGGAAAgtaggtttttttcctttttttttttttttttttttttgtagactgAAGTAGAGTCCCAGGAGGACAGGAACactcttcccctgcctctgctccaacCCCTTGggaagggtttttatttttgctagacTCCCTGGAGGACTTTAGAGCATGTATGTCATCAAAGCCCAGAAAGCATGTACAAAATTTGTTGGAATATTGTAGCTCTTCTGAAATTCTTAAAGCGTTTCCATTCTCCAAAAGGTTACGAATTATTACTGTTAGATTAGAGAAACCCATAAGGGAGCGGAGAGCTATTTCCAACTCTTTCTGCTACCCTCTGCCAGTCTTAAGACGTGTTCCATGCTGAGTATTGAAGAACACTCTTCCATTCTCGGCTTGTCTATCCACTGTCACTTCAGTCTGTCATGCCCTCCCAGGCCTCCCACCCACTCAGGTACCTCAtcagctttctctctttcttcctgcaggTTCTTCTTACTATGACAACGTCCGGCCTCTGGCCTACCCAGACTCTGATGCTGTGCTCATCTGCTTTGACATTAGCCGGCCAGAGACCCTGGACAGTGTCCTCAAGAAGNNNNNNNNNNNNNNNNNNNNNNNNNNNNNNNNNNNNNNNNNNNNNNNNNNNNNNNNNNNNNNNNNNNNNNNNNNNNNNNNNNNNNNNNNNNNNNNNNNNNCGGGGGAAGGTGCTTGCTCAGATAGTAGGTAGGTGAACCTGCTAGCAAGTATGGCGGTGGACCTTGCTTTACTTTGCTTAGCTGGGGCCTGTGGGTAGGAGAGGCAGCCATGTCCTGTGGGATGAGGACCCAGCTCCCTGGGGGACCTGCCAATGCTCAGGTGTAATAGAGGCAAATGTAGACACACCCCTTGGCCCACGCTCCTACCGCAGGGTACATACAGCTAGTGAATCTCTTCAGTAGAATCTGAATGATTCCATCCATTCTCCCAGGAGACAGATGGATTGCCTGCTGGCATGAGGGTTCTGGCAAGCTCTAGGCATATCTGGCCTCCCCAGGTTGTGGAGAGTTCCCAGTCGCCCTAAAGATCAAGATGGTTTTTAGAGGAAGAATTCAAATAGGACGTCTTCAGTTTTTTGAGCTGCTTCTGATAGAATCTTCCTGAAAATAGCCAAAGGACATGCCAGGAAGAGGTGCAGCGGGCAGGGTACAGTAAAGCCGTGCTGCCAGAAAATTTGGTAAAAAACCAGCTTTTGGACAGAAAGGTGGCCCAGTAGGGTGTGTAAAGGATAATCTGTGGAACAGTCTGGGAAGGAATGAGGCCTGGGATGGGCTTGAGAGGAAAAAACACTTTGTTTCACGTCTGGCGTTTATTTTGGAACTTCTGTAAAGCAGAGAGCATGTAGCTTTGTTTAGAACCCCGAAATTCCAAAGAATCAGAGATGGGGGGCAGgtcattccctccctccttggGCTTATGCTTATTTCTGGGGGCTTCAGAACTGCCATTCCTCCACAGGACCCCAAGCTTTCAAGACAAGTCAGGTCAGAGTTCTGCAGCCAAGGGTTCCTCCAGATGCTAGCCTCACTTGACCTGGGGAAAGCGGTGGGGCACACTGGACTCACAGATGCCATTTAACTACAGAAGCTCGTCTGttggaaaaagagaggaaagctCAACTTGTCCCCATTTGTGATGCTCCTGGAGGATCCAAGTGGAACCCCTCGTCTTCTCAGTCCCTCCATGATAGGGAGGGGCTGGCCTCCACTGACACCTGCAGAGCCGGCTCTTTGTGGCACTGGGTGCCAGAGCATCTGATTTCTCTGGTGATTGTCAATGGGTGTGACATAAGTTTTCGTGTCCATACAAGGTCCTGCAGGAAGTCCTTGCATCTGCCTGCTGGCACCGCCCCGCGTATTTCCCAGGGTAATTTCCTCTCAGTACATGCAGGTGGACACGCATCTCATCACTCACCCATTTCCAGGATTCGCTGCCTTTTCGTCTGAAAATCCAGCACCATACCCGGGCTCACGAATCTCCAGATAGGACACCCTATTGATTCTGGAAAATTCCAGTGACATGGAAGGTTCCTGGAATCTGATAACAAAGTTAGCCATGTCATCATTACTCCACTGTGTCCCAGTGTGCCAGAAGTGGAGCTTCAGACCCAGCCTTGCCTCCTAGGCCGTGTTGACAGTCAGCGTATTGTActgcccttctcttccccagTCTCTCTCGTCTGTGAAGTAGGCGGGTGTGACATTGCTCCTTCTTCAGGTAGGCTGGGCACCCGGTTCTTGGTAGCTGCTGGTGATGGGGTGTGTCGCCTGTGACAGCCCCAGCAGCAGCTCCTCTagccctgccttcctgctgcACCTTCAGGATGTGGAGTGACTGAGCTGTGGCCACTAAGGTCTGGTGATGTCTCATACCCCCCAAGGCCAGGTCTGAAAggctccccttcccccagcactGCCCTTGGGAGTGTGCTCACTGCCTCAAGGCCACCCGTGAGGTAGGCCGTGGCAGTCCTTATGAGGTAGGCCGTGGCAGTCCTTATGGGCCTGCGAGAGGGGAGTCTGAGCACCTAAGGCTCTAATGTGCAGCTGACTACTCCACGACACTCCCCTGCAGCCTATCCTTCCATAATTTCTGACCTGCAGAGACCATGAGAGATACCAAaaggtttgtttttggtttgccATGGCCCCGTAACTGGAAGGTTCGTCTGTATGGCTCAGCATCACGGGTTTGTGCTTTCTGCTGATTTGGTAGGTGTCTGCTGACCTCCGCGCATGCTCCCTTCCacaggataaataaataataataattaaaagctgtagtggcatacacctataaCCGTAGTCCTTAGGAAGTGAAGGCTAcagtcagaaattcaaggtgattctcagctacacagcaaattcaaagCTACATGACCATCCAGAAGGACAGATCTGCCACCTTCCTCTGTCCTGTGTGTCCCCTCTCAAGGTCACAGGCATTCTGCTTTTAGAACCAGCCACGCTGGGAACAGTAGTTTTCTCTACAGGTTGTATCCATCTCAGATGCTGGCCCCCTGAGAGGCCCCTCTCTTCAGATCTACTTTCGTGGATGTTTTTCCAGTTGCTGTGTATGGATGGTGGCTTAGTGTGTCCTTTGACTGTCTCCTGCCTTTGGCTTTCTTGACCTGGGtcatataatttccttttttctttttgttttttggggtttttttaattgttgtttgttttgttttgttgttgttttgttttgctattgttgctctgctgacctggaattcactgtgtagaccaggctggcctcaaagagatctgtctgcttctgcctcctaagtgctgggattaaagacaagccTTTAATTGGTTCCACATTGGTTTCATGTGGAACACCAGGGAACTGTCTTCAGCTGTCTTTAATGATGATCAACACAAATCCTCTGGGCCATAGACTTACATGCCATGGGACATTTAATCTGTCCCCGACTATCTTGCATTCCTGTAGAGATTGGTTCCAAGTCCAGGTTGTTTTCTGAGGTACTCTGTGTTTTGGCATCTCAGTGGTTTCTAGTATGTTCCATGGGAATGTGCCAGCTTCAGGTTAAGGGATGGATGACTCCCGGGAGTACCAGGATGGTTGTACATGTGCAGGTGTGGTTGTCAGCATTCTAGGGAATCTGTTAACATCTGTGGCCTGCCTATGCTGGGTTCAGCACTTTTGAGCCTCTATGAAAATCTCCACCCATGCGTACCCGGGTACTCCCTTTCTGTTGTATGTTGAGAGACAAGCCCTGAGCCTGTCCTCTGCTTGACATCAGCAGTGGCCTTGATACCTGCAGTGTGGATCCTTACCTGCCTTTGACTTGACATTTCTACTCCCTGGTGACTTGGTGGCCTCTGTTGAAGGTGTGTCTCTGTATGCGGCTGAGGATTGAGCAGACCTTGGGGGACTTCTGAGCCTAGGCACGTCAAGAGCCCTTCTAAGAAAAACAACTTCATTCTTGTTGTGAAACCTCTGGCCCAGAAGTCAAAGGTGATTATGTCGCTCACAGTGCCTGTGAGCATGGGCAGTGGCAGTGAGGCACTGCTTTAAAAACTGAagaatgggccgggcggtggtggcgcacgcctttaatcccagcactcgggaggcagaggcaggcggatctctgtgagttcgaggccagcctggtctacaagagctagttccaggacaggaaccaaaaaacaaaactgaagaatgggctggagaggtggaaaagattactggctgctctcacagaggacctggggttgatgcccagcacccatgtggtggctcactgTAACTCCTGCAGGTCCAGGGGACTTGACATTCTCTTCTGCCCTCCGTGAGAactgcatgcacacggtgcacagacatatatgcaagcaaaaccccacacacataagataaaaatacagTCTCTACAAAGCAGCCTCCAAATGAAGAAATCTGCACCAGTCACATGTCGGATGTTCTGCGAGGCTCAGGACCCTTGGTCCCCTCTATCCAGCTGCCCTGCACAGGCTGTACTTTTCCACAGAACTTGGTGCCTGCAACAGAGGTGTGGCTAGAGACATGCCCtccaaataaattcaaaatgcttacttttatattttttcagagtctcatatagaccaagctggtcttgaactcctaatcctcctgtctctgtctcccaagtgctgggattataggcgtgcactaccatgcccagtttatgtactgttggggatggaaccccaGACTGTGTGCACATAgcaactctaccaactgagccacagcaTTTTAATtccactttatttacttttttattctgaGGGAGGAGGTATGCCATAGTGtatagaggtcagaaaacaacctttaggagttggttctccctcTACCACCGGAGTCCCAGGatagaactcaggctgtcagCCTCAGCAGCcagcccctttacccactgaaccatcttgtcagCTCTTTTTTCTTCATCCTCGAAGATGCATGTTATTGCTAGATGTGGTGGAGCACAGTGacaggaaggctgagacagaaagatcgctgtgagttctaggccagtctaggTTACAGAGGAAGACCCTGTGTCCCAAAACCCAGAAAGATGGTGCACTCAGTGGGCAGCGTTGTTTAGTGTCTTCAGCGTCGAGATCTGAAGTTCTTTCCTTATTGGCTTTCGCAATTTTCTAGCATGTTAGATTATCAGAGAGTAGTGTTGGTGCCAAGCTTTATATCCTCGGGGCTTATCTGTGAGTCAGGGCCAGAAGAATGCTACTCTCCTCTGTTGAGCCTCTTGGAAGGCATGTGGGCACGTGGCTCTGGGTTTGCTGTGGTTAGTGTAGGTACCAGAGATAGAGGAGATAGGGGCACTGTTGGCTGCTGCATGGGAATGCAAATGGGCTCACAAgccatgtgcactgtgtgtgctgCTGGGCAAGAAAAAAAGTGACAGCTGCCGGGGCTGGGCTGTCAAAAGCAGAGCAGCACAGGCTCTGAGGCAAGAATTGCCGGAGAGCAAGGACTTCTTAAAGGCAGGCCTCTCCCAAGCCCGCTTTTCCTTTTCTGAGTGTCctttgtgcacatgtacacacatgcatacaccacatgcttttggagtctgtcaggggctctctgttttctttgaggcaggaggcagTCTTTCTGTTAAACCCGGAGCTCTTATACAGCTAGTGTCACTGGCAGCTTGCTGTGGgaatcctgtctctgctttctggggCTAGAATTACAAATGAACTGCTATGCTTATTGGGCATTTGTGTGGGTCACAgagatccaaactctggtccttaggCTTTTGAGCAGGCAAGTGCTTGAACCTCAGAGTCCTACCCCTGTCTGGGGCAATTCTCTTTCCCTACATCCGTTCTACAGGTATAACCAGGGAGTCCCTGGAGAGCCTCCCTGCAATGTGTTAGGGCTGCACTGAGGGGCCTGGCTGTTTCGTGCTCCACTCTTGCTGCAGAAGCTGTCCCTGCCGCTGCAGCTCTCCCTCCCATTATGTGACAGAGTACCTTTCACCATGGAGAATGTAAATTTTGAGACCAGTGATATTCTCTCACTAAACAAATCAAGATGTCAGaacgtttttgtttgtttgtttgtttacgaAAGTTAGTCCTAGGAGCCAGGAAGACAGCTCACAGGGTAAGACTGCTTGCTGCTGTGTTAGTGTGAGAAACAGGGTTCAAAACCCTGACACCCACAAAAAAGCCTGGAATGGACAGGTGTTTATCAGGCTGTCTTtcgggccaccaaccagctcccaaatcatgacatggagacttcttactagttatgaatgctgggccttatcttatgcttgtcccactagctcgtataacttacattaacttgtttctctttatctacattttgccttggggctttttatctttcattctgtatatccTACTCCAGGTTTGGCTGGCGACTGAgtggccctgggcatctccctttctttctccctccttccctcctcctcctctcattctTCTTGAGCCTAGAGTTTTCCtcctgttttttctctctgtcctccagccccacctatcctttctctgcctatctcagtcaggtgccttaggcaggcaaggcaaaacagcaactcatctttacataattaaaccaatgcagcataaacaaatgtagcacacctttacatagttaagatAATAGTCCACAGCAGAGGTGCCTGTAATGCCGTCACTGGGGATGGAGACTTGTGGATGCAGGAGCTTGCTGGCAGCCAGCCTAACTGAAGTGGCAAGCCTTGGGAGAGTAACACTCTAGGACTCCTGGCATCCTTCTCTGGCTGTACCAGTCCCTTACTGCATCCTACACCATAGCAAATTCTTCTCATTCTCTTAGCTAtgcttttcttcttgtctgttttttcttcttgtctgtaCCTTATACCAGTGCGGGGCGGCTTCTGCCTGGGTGGATGTGTAGCCGTCATCCTGGGATCTGCCCTTGCTCTGGTAGTTTTCCCTTGGCAGTTTTGTTTTAGGtagtttatgtgtatggtatTTACCTGCCTATGTATTTGTTGACCACATTCATGCAgtatccatggaggccaggaaagggcattggaactggagtttcagatggttgtgagctgtcatgtgggtgctgccAATGCTCCTAACCCGAGCCATTCTCGAGCCCCAGCTCCTTTAGCAGCTCTTTTGAATCCATTTTCTCGGTCTCATGCTGGTTTTATTCCATaatggactctttttttttttttttaaatgtttgagacagggtctcactattcgAGTGTTGGCTAGGTTGGCCTCAGGCTCATAGAGATctacccacttctgcctcctgagtgctgggattaaagatttatgCCACCAAGCCCAGGAAGGAACAGAATtctagtcaagaaaaaaaaaagttgttctagaattttccacTTACTGCCTCTCATCCAGTTGACTCTCAAGATATCTAAGCATACTGTTCTcccctttaaatttttattacatttaaaaatcgtgtgtgtgtgcgcacacatgcgtgtgcgtgcgtgtgtatgaacatgtgccATGGAGTGTGTgagtgaaggccagaagacaacttctggGAGCTGGTTTTCCTCTGCCATGTAGTCTTGTGGATCAGATTCAAGTTGTCAGATTTGGTGACAAGCATTCTAATCTGCTGAACCATCCTGCCAGCCCTGCTATGGCTCTAATCCTGTTTTCTCTGATGActtttatgcatgtgtatttgcatgcgtgcaaatatgcatgcacatgtgtgcatgtggaggccactGGAGGTCAACGTTGGGTGTTCTTCCTGGCTCTCCCACCTTAgcttttgagatagcatcttctACTGAACTTGCAGCTggctgatttggctagactgccTGCCAGAGAACCCCAGGGgtcctcctatctctgcttccttcccagcactgggactgcAGGGCCTCTGCTAGGGATCCTGAACTTTGGTTCGTGTgcgtgctggggactgaactcaggtccttgtgcttgcacagtAGATACTTTACTGACTGGGTGCTCTCCACTTAAAGTCCCTCTGTGGGCTTTAAGATACCATTTTAAATccctggctttttaaaactttacaaaCTAGACTTTGCTTTAGAGGTGACAGGGAAGCGCTGAGTGGGGGAGATACCTGGAGACCTTATCTATAAAGTGTCCCCCAAGATACTTACTGTTCTAGGCCCTGGTGGCGGAGGGATGAATAGGGAGCTGCCTTCTACTGGAGGGAGGCGGacagtgcacatacatgaacCCAAATAAAACATGCCTGCACTGTGAGCATTAAATTAAAGGAACAAATTACCGAGGAGGGAAACTGCTTGCCATTAGATGGTCTTAGTCTACTGAGAAGGGGGCTTATCATACTAGTGCTGAACAAGAAGCCTTTGAgcatgctcagagcagaggaTGTAGTGGGCACTACAAGGAGAGCCGAGAGTCATATTCAAAGATGGTAAAGATTCCT encodes:
- the LOC106143864 gene encoding rho-related GTP-binding protein RhoN-like, with protein sequence MEGQSGRCKIVVVGDAECGKTALLQVFAKDAYPGSYVPTVFENYTASFEIDKRRIELNMWDTSGSSYYDNVRPLAYPDSDAVLICFDISRPETLDSVLKK